A stretch of the Xiphias gladius isolate SHS-SW01 ecotype Sanya breed wild chromosome 21, ASM1685928v1, whole genome shotgun sequence genome encodes the following:
- the nicn1 gene encoding nicolin-1, with the protein MSGSTEDVKAVTCTVKPPVYLQIGDIKTDTAHSGICVVDVTLPFGKPASIEEITFKNYYTAYVTVRLLRRSPGQEAPAKWCTALRDLPLMDNPHTEAGSQDYYSIHRTQMQVEPDHVVSVRLILRQPSSAWLTFSLEEIKIYPHMEPDPDKEVSDWLSDLTLVDQHLDLEGLPDPQTVSSSIQQMWALTEVMQTNQTTASIGRFDVDGCYDINLLSLT; encoded by the exons ATGAGTGGGAGCACTGAGGACGTCAAGGCTGTGACCTGCACAGTCAAACCTCCGGTCTACCTGCAGATCGGAGACATCAAAACAGACACAGCTCACTCCGGGATTTGTGTCGTCGACGTCACCCTCCCCTTTGGAAAACCTGCCAGT ATTGAGGAGATCACCTTTAAGAACTACTATACAGCCTATGTAACTGTGCGCTTGTTGAGGAGGAGCCCCGGGCAGGAGGCCCCTGCTAAGTGGTGCACCGCTCTGAGAGACCTGCCCCTGATGGACAACCCCCATACAGAGGCAGGCTCCCAAGACTACTACTCCATTCACAGGACACAG ATGCAGGTGGAGCCAGATCATGTGGTGTCTGTGCGACTGATCCTGAGACAGCCGTCCTCTGCCTGGCTAACCTTCAGCCTCGAAGAGATCAAAATATACCCTCATATGGAGCCg GACCCAGACAAGGAggtttctgattggctgtctgACCTGACCCTGGTTGACCAACACCTTGACCTGGAg GGCCTCCCAGACCCCCAGACTGTATCATCCAGTATCCAGCAAATGTGGGCTCTGACTGAGGTGATGCAGACCAACCAGACCACAGCCTCCATTGGACGATTTGAT GTGGATGGATGCTACGATATCAACTTGCTCTCCCTGACGTAA